ATCCTATTGGAACCAATGTCCCTTTTAATGACATCTTTCTGTTTCGAGACAATTGTGGAGTCACACATGACTGTCAACACATAACACAGGAACATCTTCAGCAGGCAGGGCTGCACAAAAAGTTCTTAGACTTGCTAAAAAATCAAgatccataaaaagaaaatacgTGCGACCTCACAAAATTTGCTCTGCAAAATATCCTGTTAAGAGTTTGAAAAGATGAACCATGGATTGGGGATAAGTGTCTGAAAACCACATATCCAAACAAATAACTAATATCAAGAATATCTCAAGGACTCTCAAAACTCattagtaaaaacaaacaaaaagcaacccaattagaaaataaacatgtgaCAGATATTTTACTGACAGATGTTAAATATCATTAACATTTAGAGagttgcaaattaaaatcacaatgaaccATCAATATACTCTTAGcagaatggcaaaaaaaaaaaaaaaaaaattggtgaccACTATTTCTAGACAATCCTGGTTAGAATGTGGACAAGCTAGATCACTCTTATGTTGTTGATAGAAATGTGGAATGGTGCAGGCATTCTGGAAAAGAGTTTGGTATCCTCTTTAAAAACTTACACTTCTAGCACCCAAAGGATGCAGCAGCTGTACCCTAGGACATTTATCTCAGACTATGAGAACTTGTGTGAGGTTTTATGTTAATCTGACTGGGAATTGAGCTGAGTTTACTCTTTATTGCAGCTGTAGGTGTCAGAAGCTTCAGCTTCCTCTGACATCCTTGTTTTTGTCTTCCCTGGTGTTTTTGGGTTCCCTGGAAACAActcctttttatttatgttttatttaattttttattttatactgcaaTATAGCtgattggaggagggcatggcaacccacgccagtaagaaactccttggtggctcagtggtaaagaatctgccttcaatgtcggagacccgggttggatccctgagtcaggaagatcccctgaagtagggcatagcaacccactccggtattcttgcctggagaatcccatggacagaggagcctgactggctacggtccatagggttgcaaagagtcagacatgactgaagcaacttagcactcatagctgattaacaatgccgtgatagtttcaagtgaacagcgaagggattcagccaaacctctttgcgaccctgtggactgtagccctccaggctcctctgtccatgggatattctaggcaagaatactggaatgagttgccatgtccccttccaagggatcttcctaacccaggaattaaacccatgtctcctgcattggtaggcagattctttaccactgagccacctgggaagcccatagatataTCCGTTCTTTCCCATCTCCCCTCCCATTCAAGCTGCCACATGATGTCAAGCAGAATTCCCCGTTCTATACAGGTCCtttttgttatccattttaaatggagcagtgtgtgcatgtccatcacaaacttcccctggcaaccataagttcattctctaagtctgtgaatctgtttctcttttgtacataagttcatttgtatcatgtctttttagattctgcatataaaggatgtcatatgaTGTTTCTACTTCCCTGTCTGACTCACTCTACTCACACAAGTCCTTTTTAAATAGTTTGTATATGCAGTTTTTGCATCTGTGACCTGTTGTTCCTACACCGGAGCCCCGTGGATATGGAGAAGGGAAGCAGTTTATAATCTTACAATTAAAGCCCAGTCCTCTCCTGCCCCGTGTCTCTGCAGGGCCACCTTCACAAGTATTTCTCAGCCTATCCCCTCCCTGCCACCACTGAGGTGAGGCAGGAAGGCTGGTGGGGCGAGGGTTGGGGGCAACCCCTTCTTCAGGATGGGTCGTGGCTCTAGTGATGCTCTCCCCGGGGAGTGAGCTCTTGTAGAGAATTCTCTGGACATATTTCACACAAttactcttcctttcttcctgccaGAGTCAGTGGGggtgtgtttttggtttttccaCTGGGATAACTTGGTGGGTTTCCTGGAGTTAAAAcccaggaggagggggctggaTCTTGGCCTGGGGCATTCAAGACTTTCCACCTCTCCTGCTCGTCAGACTCTCGCAGCTTGTCAGACCTTGAATTTAGGCTGTCTTTTCCCTGAGGCTCATCGTCAAAGATCACTAGGCCTAAGCTgtagactggagaaggaaatggcaacctggtccagtattcttgcctagagaatcccatggacagaggagccttgtgggctgctgtccatggggtcgcacagagtcagacgcgactgaagcgacttagcatgtatgcaagCTGTTGACGGTCAGGCAGAGTCCATGGATTACACCCATGGACGCTCCATTTtgtctgctgtgctgcagtcccagGCTCTTCCTACCCGCCTCCACCTCGCCTCCATGGAGGTCAGGCCCAAAACAGGGTCGTAGACTCTCCCTGCCCagtcctgcccccccccccccgcccctcccttTAGCCTCCGCAGGCACATGCTGCGTCAGCGTTTTTGTCTCCTACTCCCTTTCACCTGCTCCTTGGAGATGCCTGTTGTCTTCATCCCACAGGTTTTCTGTCCCTGAAATGTGCTGAGCTCTCTCCCGCCTTCAcaccattcttctctttcacattaTGTGCTTATCGATCTCTGTATGTTTGTTTCAGAGCGATCCTGGAAATGACAGACTGCGTCCCCATTTGCCTCTGCTATAATGTCAACAAGAAGCCCCAGGCTGCAATTTACCTGGAGCAATTTAATGCCAGTTGAACTGAAACAGAACTGCAAGTCCTTCCATCTGATTCAAAGAATATCTTAGAGATCATCTAGATCCAATTCTTgtttcagatggggaaacaagtGGAGGCACAAACAACTCTTCACTGAGGGTCTTTTCCGTACAGTTTttcaccccctccccatcctgagCACTGTCTCCAGGCCACTAGGGTTGTCCCTAGCACCTGCCTCCATGCTGCGTGAGTGCTCACCAGTAaatgctgctttttaaaattcttttggccGTGATGCACTGCATGTGAGagcttagttcctggaccagggatcagacctgcatctcctgcattgaaagcatagAGTTTTAATGGCTAGACCACCAAAGGAGGTCCCAATAAATGTTGTTTTTGATAAGCGTGAGCAGTCTACAGCATCGCTCTGCCATAAGCAGAGCTGCTCCTCTCCAGCCCTGTAGTGACTCCTGCAGACTCAATTCTGTGTCTTTCCAGCGACCAAGGGACCATGAGGATCCTTGTTCTGCTCTTAACCACTTTCCTTCTGCTCTCCCAAGGTTCTCCAAGTCAAAAACGACTCTCAGCTAGAAACCCAGGGAACTGCAGAGGACAGGGGGTGAAGAAAAAGCTTGACTAAGAAAAAACATCCTGCAGGGGCTGCAGCCTTCTTCCATCAATCTTTAATCTCAGCCCTGATTGAGACCAGGAGTAATCTGCAGTGAAAGGCTGGGCTGGTGTACCCCTCCCAGCAGCGAGCTCCATGACTCAGAAACCCTGGGACTTTAGATGTCACTGGGGGATTCACTAACCGTCCTGACTGCATTGCAGGACAGTTGCAATTATTCACTTGGGATTTTGTGGAAAGAGATGcctgcccctccccttcccatcgATGCCCCCATCTGCTCCTGAAAACCTTTGATCTGCACAGAAAGGGACCCCACTCACACTCCTAAAAGCTTCACATCAAATCTGAGGGTTAGGATGAAGAGAAGTGCTGTGATTTCGGTAGGCAGAACAGAAACGTAAATAGCAGCTGCTGCTGGACTCTGCTGAGGAAGTTTCTAAGTTACACTGAGACACTGGCAATCTCCTGAGCCCTGTGGTGATTTGTGTACCCAGAGGCAAACTGTTAGCTTCGGCAGGGACTCTAACTCCCGCCTCCTAAAGGCTGAGCCAAATGCTCCATAGCACAATGAGGGCAAGTCAGGTTCTCCGAGCCTCAAGTCCAGTTGTGCTGGGATGACACCGATTGATCAGAAAAACTCCCTGATCCTCTCCAAGTCACTTGGTGGACTTCCAAAGCTCCAAAGGGTACCCAACCTTGTCCCCATCTAGAGTGAGTTCCTGCAGTAACTCACATGGATTATTTCTTTATCCTGGAGGATTCATGTTTAGCTTAACTCTTCCTTCCTTGTTCTATCTTTCTGGGCTGTTTCCCACAGACATCTCTTTGAAGTCCTGCTATCAGCATATTCTAGGCCTGTCAAAGTATGATGGTAATTAATTTATCAAAAACCAGCTTCCCTTTGACCTGTGATCACAAGACGAAGAACCAGTTGCGACAGAAACCTGGGTCTAGGGTCTCTCCAGGACCAGGGGATGTTCACGTCGAGCTGGTCACCATTGCCTGCATTTGGCTActgagggctgggggcagggtgaCCACTAGAGTCTGAGCCTGAGAAAGGCCCCAGGACGCGGACGATGTTGGGGGAGAGTGGGGGAGTGGAGATCAGACTGCCATGACCACCCGTCCACATCTCTGATGCTTCTCCTCTCAGCGACTCTGGCTCTTACATACCTGCAGCCCCTTGAAATGCCCATGAAGCAGGAAAGTGGGTACATAGGAGGATGATCAGTTATATAAGAAAGACCCAGTATCACTTGGTCTACCCGGAAATGAATTCATCGGGTTCCTGCCAAAGGCAGGAGGCACCTGGCTGCAGAGCTGCCTTAAGCAAAGTTCTGGAGGGAGACTCTTTCAATCCACCATCCACCTCCCCACCTGAGCTTCCAGGGCTCTCCTGGCTCCGCTGTGAGATGCGACCAGCTTGTCATGTGAGAGCTGATTGTTCAGTCTCAGAGCACACATTGGGTGAGGAAACCGCCTCTCTGGCTCTCAGTTAAGGGTCACAGGATCAAGATTCCACCTCCTTCTCCCCAATCCTATCTCCTCTACTCACTCCAGTCCAGTCTCCCCAGGCATGTGCCCAGCAGGTCACTATGAAGCACACGAGTGTACCTGTCCTGGGTGTGCAATCGTGAGCATGAACGCAACATCCTCCTCCCACTCAGGGAACCTGGAATTCAACTGAGAAGACCAAAttacttaaacacacacacacacacacacacacacacacacacactacaattTGGGATACAggttggagaaggatatggctacacatacacacacacatatggctacacacacacacatatatggacacacacacacactctctctctctctctctctctctctctacaattTGGGATACAggttggagaaggatatggctacccactccagtattcttgcctggagaattccatggacagaggagcctggtgggctagagttcatgaggtcacaaagagtcggacacgactgcgtgactaacacttatggaagaattttttaaaaattctggagcATTAAGCCACGTGAGGAGGAGCAGGCAGAGTTCCCTGCCATTGACACTGAGGTGGAGAGCagaaggttcagagaggttattcGTGGCAAGAGGAGgaaagtgttccaggcagagggaaagcTGCGGGGTCAGAGCCCTGAGACAGACAGGGGCTGGTGTGCAGGAGCCCGCAGAGTCCAGGGGGCTCTGGATATAGGGGAGCGAGGGCCGCTGGGGAACAGCTGGAGTCTGAAGAGAAGGCCTAGGCTCTAAGCAGCCAGCTCTGCGGGCCAAGCTAACAGGCTTGActggatttaatttaaaaaattaatagcaaaCTTTTGCAgggatttaaaaaagaagtgtgaCATGAAccaattaacttaaaaataaataaataaagccatgcTGGAAGCAAATCAGATGGTGAAGTCGATCAGCGAGgaaggtggagggggtggggtggccgGGGAGGCCGCCATCTTGGGTCTGTGTCACCGCCGCTCCCCGGCGTCCTCCAGTCAGCTTCACTGTCCGCGCCAAAGCTGTTGCCAGAGCCTTGCCTCTTGCTCCTCGGGTACAGTTAATCACACTGCCTTATTCTCTTATTTAGTGGGAAGTGACCTTGACGCAGGCAGGATATGCGGCTACGGGACTGCTCGCTGCCGGAGGAACTGTAAGAAACACGAGTTCAAAGTTGGAAAATGCCCCAACACCTATCCGTGCTGCTTGAAAAAGTGGAATGGCAACTCACCGAATCCTTCGAAGGACAGAAAGCCGAAGGGAGCCTGGCTCCCAGAAATGGCCGCCAGCCAGACCTCTGAGCCTCCCTTCTCCGGGCCGTCCCGCTGGACCGTCCCCAGCGGAACCAGTCTGGTGGAGTGAGGGCCGGCCGAGGGCGCTCACGCGTGCAGAGCCGAGGCAGGAGCAGCGAGCACAGGGCCTCTGCCTGACGGCGGCGGGCAGCCGTCATGTGCAGGTTACATGAACGCCTCAGTACTTCAAAAGATGAGCCAGAGGCAGGTCCGATCCGCCACAAGCCTAAGTGAAcaccattttattcttttgcctgAATCATACTGATTGATCTTGTAACATTGGGTTTCTTTTCTGATCAGCAGTCCTGCTCAATAGTTATACGTgtcttttattaattaaaatggaATAAATCAATACTGAGTGCAATTTGTCTGGCATACACTGCAATTCAAAACACAGACCTCCAGGGAGACAAACCAGAGATGCTCTGCGAGAAGGGTTGACCCCAGTGGATGTGTGTGGAGGGTTCCATCCGGCAGATGGCAGCAGTGCGTGATTCCGCCCCCGGGCTGGGTGGACACTCTCAGCCGCCTTAGCCTGAAAAGTGAGAGGTGTGATAAAACCCTGGACCTGGGTTTCCTGCCCAAACTGCACTTCAGTGAGTAGACCAGCTAATAAATGAAGGAGGGGTGATAGAGAATATCACTATTTTGCAAACACCCAGGGAAAGAGTGAGCTGCTAACGAATGTCAACAGCCACTAAAATGAGAACAACAATCCCGCATTTGGTGTCTCCTAATAGAGGAACTCAATGCCACCTGTGAGCTGTGAGGCTGATTGTCCCCTTTCTCCCCAAAATGAAAAATGACCCTTCCTGTTAGTGTCACCCAGCGTCAACACGGGCTGTCTTGTTTTTTCCTCGATAAGCTTCCCTTCCTGGGTTGTTTCCAAAAACACTCACCATGTTCTATCACATCGTaggaaaatactttgaaatataaCTCAGAGaaaagaactatttttttttaatgtgaccaGAGGGCTCTTACCATACCTGGAAAATTCAGTGCCAACTCCTTAACACCGTTTAAGAGTCAACCAGAGTTCTAATGGCGCTGGTCTGCTTCAGTCAGAGTTGTTTTCTTATAGGCAAAGCAAACGTGTAGAAATAAGTTGCCCATATACAGTAAAACTTGCATCGATTTTGAAGATACATTCTGAGGACAAGATAGCAGTACTGTGACAGCTTTATTTATGTCATTTTAACGAACAGCAGTGCTTTAGCCATCAGCACTTGAAATTGGTGATTTTCccttaatgccatttttcttgcctctctcctcttcctcctcctcctctcttcacCTGACATATCTTATTCACTAAACCTACCCAAGCATTCAGGCATATTATTTACTTC
This portion of the Muntiacus reevesi chromosome 10, mMunRee1.1, whole genome shotgun sequence genome encodes:
- the LOC136176362 gene encoding beta-defensin 104A-like, producing MRILVLLLTTFLLLSQGSPMGSDLDAGRICGYGTARCRRNCKKHEFKVGKCPNTYPCCLKKWNGNSPNPSKDRKPKGAWLPEMAASQTSEPPFSGPSRWTVPSGTSLVE